AGAGAGttcaaactttattttttgccaacaaacttttcaagaaatttgtttttatattagagtgtctgccgaaatacggcaaaatttcacaacaacacaactttttaacaacattttattattccgTCGACTTTGAGGAAAGAAggcccgaaggtcattttcgaggtggtcacgatcatcgtagcgcttctcttccaggtgatgctgaagcgatcggaagaggtgtTAGTCGCTCGGGGCGaggtccgggctgtacggtggggGCGGTAGAACTTTCCATCCgaactccagaattttctgggaagtcttcttcgcgatgtgagggcgcacattatcgtgcagcaggcgaacgttgtcgagcttcgggtgctccttgcgaatcttgtcggccagtctttgcagttgagcgcagtagacctcggcagtaactgtcgtgttgtccgacagcagttcgaaacggtggATTTCATGAACTCtccaccagacgctcagcatcaccttcttctcatggatttcacctttcacgaaaggatccggcatttcatcgccagcgcaccacacACGGGAGTGTGGTTGAcgcatcgccagcgcaccacgcacgcATGGGTatggttgacgtagaggacccatttttcatctccagtgaaaATGGTGTCCAgtcagtcgaatctgcggcttctggagagcagctgagtacAGATGTCCAgtcgtctttggcggttgccgtcgctcaatgcatgtgggagccactaACCGAGGTTTTTCaacattccgagagatcgcagtccattgctcacggtggacagcgaacagtccagactggcagcaaaataccgcacaccttcatatggatgctgcttcgccagattcttcagttcgttgaacgatattgcagtcggtcgaccagagcgaggctcatcttcgagtttcttgtttccggctttgaagcgctggaaccagcCGCGCACAGATAGCTTAcaaggggcttcagtgccgaatacttaagtttcgataggcttcagcagcggggtggccagattcagACTCGcgaaggagtacgtgtcgaatatgcgtggaatgttcggccattatagcatgaaataggcaaggaggagggagccagatatgttatata
This window of the Necator americanus strain Aroian chromosome III, whole genome shotgun sequence genome carries:
- a CDS encoding hypothetical protein (NECATOR_CHRIII.G11286.T1), which codes for MRQPHSRVWCAGDEMPDPFVKGEIHEKKVMLSVWWRVHEIHRFELLSDNTTVTAEVYCAQLQRLADKIRKEHPKLDNVRLLHDNVRPHIAKKTSQKILEFGWKVLPPPPYSPDLAPSD
- a CDS encoding hypothetical protein (NECATOR_CHRIII.G11287.T1), with protein sequence MGMVDVEDPFFISSENGVQSVESAASGEQLSTDVQSSLAVAVAQCMWEPLTEVFQHSERSQSIAHGGQRTVQTGSKIPHTFIWMLLRQILQFVERYCSRSTRARLIFEFLVSGFEALEPAAHR